The Planctomycetia bacterium genome has a window encoding:
- the guaB gene encoding IMP dehydrogenase — MADKVAYLGITFDDVLLEPRFSDVVPAEVSVATRLTKRIELNIPLLSSPMDTVTESEMAIALAQEGGLGVIHKNLSVERQTEEVDHVKRSANGIIVDPVTLPPEATLAKAREVMAQHNVSGVPITVEGRLAGIITRRDLRFQEDSERKISEVMTRDSLVTATGTVTLEEAEKILMANKVEKLLLVDENRKLTGLITIKDIDKMRRFPQACKDRQGRLRVGAAVGVYDYDRIASLISKGVDVLVVDSAHGHSANVIETVKQIKQRWDIDVVAGNVATREGAAALIEAGADAVKVGIGPGSICTTRVISGVGVPQVTAIMGAVEAAKERKIPIIADGGIRYSGDITKAIASGASAVMVGGLFAGLAESPGQQILFQGRSFKVYRGMGSLGAMVKGSSERYRQGTNRTGDKLVPEGVEGRVPFKGPLGPFVYQLVGGLRAGMGYCGCRNIDELRNEARFIQVSAASVRESHPHDIAITQEAPNYTVEHGGGEGT, encoded by the coding sequence ATGGCTGACAAGGTGGCGTACCTGGGCATTACGTTTGACGATGTGTTGCTGGAGCCGCGGTTTAGTGACGTGGTGCCGGCCGAGGTCAGTGTGGCGACGCGGTTGACCAAGCGCATTGAGCTGAACATTCCGCTGCTCAGCTCTCCCATGGACACCGTGACCGAGAGCGAGATGGCGATTGCGCTCGCGCAGGAGGGGGGCCTGGGGGTCATCCACAAGAACCTCTCGGTCGAGCGGCAGACCGAGGAGGTCGACCACGTCAAACGGAGCGCTAACGGGATTATCGTCGACCCGGTCACCTTGCCTCCGGAGGCCACCCTCGCTAAGGCCCGCGAGGTAATGGCCCAGCACAATGTCTCCGGCGTGCCGATCACGGTCGAAGGCCGCCTGGCCGGCATCATCACGCGCCGTGACCTGCGCTTTCAGGAGGACAGCGAGCGGAAGATTTCCGAGGTCATGACCCGGGATTCGTTGGTAACGGCTACGGGGACCGTGACGTTGGAGGAAGCTGAGAAGATTTTGATGGCAAATAAGGTCGAGAAGCTTTTGCTGGTTGACGAAAATAGAAAACTGACCGGCCTGATCACCATCAAAGACATCGATAAGATGCGGCGCTTTCCGCAAGCCTGTAAAGACAGGCAAGGGAGGCTGAGGGTGGGGGCTGCGGTGGGCGTCTACGACTACGACCGGATCGCGAGCCTCATCTCCAAGGGGGTCGACGTCCTCGTGGTCGACAGTGCTCACGGGCACTCGGCCAACGTGATCGAGACGGTCAAACAAATCAAGCAACGCTGGGATATCGACGTCGTCGCCGGAAACGTGGCCACGCGCGAAGGCGCGGCGGCCTTGATCGAGGCCGGCGCCGACGCGGTGAAAGTGGGCATCGGCCCGGGATCGATCTGCACGACGCGGGTCATCTCGGGCGTGGGCGTGCCGCAGGTGACCGCGATCATGGGCGCGGTCGAAGCAGCTAAGGAACGGAAGATTCCGATCATCGCCGACGGAGGGATTCGTTACTCGGGAGATATCACCAAGGCCATCGCCTCCGGCGCCAGCGCCGTGATGGTGGGCGGATTGTTCGCCGGCCTGGCCGAAAGCCCCGGGCAACAGATTTTGTTTCAGGGACGAAGCTTCAAGGTCTACCGCGGGATGGGTTCGCTCGGCGCCATGGTCAAGGGCTCCAGCGAGCGTTACCGCCAGGGGACGAATCGCACCGGAGATAAGTTGGTTCCCGAGGGGGTCGAAGGACGCGTGCCGTTCAAGGGACCTTTGGGACCATTCGTATATCAACTCGTGGGAGGGTTGCGGGCCGGCATGGGTTATTGCGGGTGCCGCAACATTGACGAGCTGCGCAACGAAGCGCGGTTCATCCAGGTATCAGCCGCCAGCGTGCGGGAGAGCCATCCACATGACATCGCCATTACGCAGGAAGCGCCCAATTACACCGTCGAACACGGTGGCGGCGAAGGGACCTAA
- the feoB gene encoding ferrous iron transport protein B yields the protein MPTTAAITVALIGNPNTGKSTLFNALAGVRQRVGNYPGVTVERKTGQLNHAGRHFTLVDLPGTYSLAPRSPDEMVAVDVLLGRRADTPAPDAILCIVDASNLERNLYLVSQALELGLPTVVALNMTDVAATRGISIDHQELARRLGIPVVPVQANRRRGLKELANALAAAVEQPRAERESPFPKAFQREVAQLSERLERDAPTPRYLVERLLLDTSDYLEGVLGGDQHAALTQSLVDARARLAAAGFPVPAVEAIARYGWVGRIIDGVVARPSRRPATRSDAIDRMLTHKVWGTLVFALAMMLLFSSIFVWADPLMGMIEDGQGWLQGLVGSRMAAGPLQSLVVDGIIGGVGSVVVFLPQIFILFGLIAILEDCGYMARAAYLMDKLMSRVGLSGKSFIPLLSSFACAVPGIMATRVIENRRDRLTTILVAPLMSCSARLPVYTLLCGMLPAKTYLFGTLSLGGLTMFAMYLLGIVAAMLVALVLKRSLLRGATPPFVMELPSYKFPSITGVLYRMLERGWAFIQRAGTVIFAVSVLVWAASYFPRDEAAVEGPYAAERERLETVVETGADDDKTVAEERLAEIDHEVASLYQQRSWLGQAGKWIEPAVRPLGWDWRIGAAAIASFPAREVIIGVLGVIYNVGDEPEETSLRERLSRARWDGTDRPIYTVPVALSIMVFFALCAQCAATLAVIKRETNSWGWPAFTFGYMTALAYVGALLTYQVGTWLGF from the coding sequence ATGCCGACCACCGCCGCGATCACTGTCGCCTTGATCGGGAATCCCAACACCGGCAAGTCCACGCTTTTCAACGCGCTGGCCGGCGTCCGGCAACGCGTCGGCAACTATCCCGGCGTCACGGTCGAACGCAAGACCGGGCAGTTGAATCACGCCGGCCGCCACTTTACGCTCGTCGATCTGCCGGGCACTTACAGCCTGGCGCCGCGCTCGCCGGACGAGATGGTGGCCGTCGACGTCCTGCTCGGGCGACGCGCCGATACGCCCGCGCCGGATGCCATCCTCTGCATCGTCGACGCCTCGAATCTGGAACGCAATCTGTACCTGGTGAGTCAGGCGCTGGAACTTGGCCTGCCGACCGTCGTGGCGCTCAACATGACGGACGTCGCCGCGACGCGCGGGATTTCGATCGATCATCAAGAGTTGGCGCGAAGACTTGGCATTCCGGTCGTGCCCGTGCAGGCGAATCGCCGTCGCGGATTGAAGGAGCTAGCCAACGCATTGGCGGCCGCAGTCGAACAGCCGCGAGCGGAACGCGAGAGTCCCTTCCCGAAAGCGTTTCAGCGCGAAGTCGCTCAGCTTTCCGAGCGGCTCGAACGGGATGCGCCGACGCCGCGCTATCTCGTGGAACGGTTGCTGCTCGACACCAGCGACTATCTCGAAGGCGTGCTCGGAGGCGACCAACACGCGGCGCTGACGCAGTCGCTTGTCGACGCCCGCGCGCGACTGGCCGCGGCGGGATTTCCCGTGCCGGCCGTCGAAGCGATTGCCCGGTATGGTTGGGTCGGGCGCATCATCGACGGCGTCGTGGCCCGGCCCTCGCGGCGTCCGGCCACGCGCAGCGACGCGATCGATCGCATGCTCACGCACAAAGTCTGGGGAACGCTCGTTTTCGCCTTGGCGATGATGCTGTTGTTCTCGTCGATCTTCGTCTGGGCCGACCCGTTGATGGGCATGATCGAAGACGGGCAAGGTTGGCTGCAAGGGCTGGTCGGTTCACGGATGGCGGCAGGCCCGTTGCAATCGCTGGTCGTTGACGGCATCATCGGCGGCGTCGGCAGCGTAGTGGTGTTTCTGCCGCAGATCTTCATCCTGTTCGGCCTGATCGCCATTCTCGAAGACTGCGGGTACATGGCCCGCGCGGCGTATCTGATGGACAAGCTCATGTCGCGCGTCGGCTTGAGCGGTAAATCGTTTATTCCGCTCCTGTCGTCGTTCGCCTGCGCCGTGCCCGGGATCATGGCGACACGGGTGATCGAAAACCGTCGCGATCGCTTGACGACCATCCTGGTCGCGCCGTTGATGAGTTGCAGCGCCCGTTTGCCGGTCTACACGCTGCTGTGCGGCATGTTGCCAGCGAAGACGTATCTGTTCGGAACGCTATCGTTGGGCGGATTGACGATGTTCGCGATGTACCTGCTCGGCATCGTCGCGGCGATGCTCGTCGCGCTGGTGCTCAAGCGCAGTTTATTGCGCGGGGCGACGCCGCCGTTCGTAATGGAACTGCCCAGCTACAAGTTTCCTTCCATCACGGGCGTACTGTACCGAATGCTCGAACGCGGCTGGGCGTTTATTCAGCGCGCGGGGACGGTGATCTTCGCGGTGAGCGTGCTGGTCTGGGCCGCGAGCTATTTTCCGCGCGACGAGGCCGCCGTCGAAGGTCCCTACGCCGCGGAGCGCGAGCGCCTCGAAACCGTCGTGGAGACCGGCGCGGATGACGACAAAACAGTTGCCGAAGAGCGGCTCGCGGAGATCGACCACGAGGTCGCTTCGCTTTACCAGCAGCGCAGTTGGCTCGGCCAGGCCGGCAAGTGGATCGAGCCGGCCGTGAGACCGCTCGGCTGGGACTGGCGGATTGGCGCGGCGGCGATTGCCTCGTTCCCGGCCCGCGAAGTGATCATCGGCGTGTTGGGGGTGATCTACAACGTCGGCGACGAGCCAGAAGAAACGTCATTGCGCGAAAGACTTAGCCGCGCCCGGTGGGACGGGACCGATCGCCCCATCTACACGGTGCCGGTGGCGCTCTCGATCATGGTCTTCTTCGCGCTTTGTGCCCAATGCGCGGCGACGTTGGCGGTCATCAAGCGCGAAACCAACAGTTGGGGCTGGCCGGCATTCACTTTCGGCTACATGACCGCCTTGGCGTACGTTGGCGCGCTGCTGACGTATCAAGTCGGCACTTGGCTTGGTTTCTAA
- a CDS encoding FAD-dependent oxidoreductase, translating into MLNRFEADWPHGSKELPSHAQAVIIGGGIVGCSVAYHLTLAGWKNVVLLEQNRLAGGTTWHSAGMIGRLRNSNALTKINKYSADLYSRLAEETGEPTGWKQVGSLIVGTTPARMQLLERTAAMSELFGVEVHLITADEVVGHWPFLRREDILGGAWLPLDGKLRPDLTTRALAKGAVDRGAKVLEHVEVQKILTQNGRACGVETSLGSIRSDVVVICGGMWTRQFGQQHGIQVPLHPVEHHYIVTEPIDGVHDDMPVGRDPDRAIYFRTDGNQIVLGAFQKHSNPWTVDRVKKDFSFELLEPDWPKYAEPLASGKWRIPVLEKVTFPVFCNGPESFTPDNHFICGEAPELPGCYVLAGFNSVGIASAGGAGKVLSDWIVDGAPPSDVWSVDIRRFAPSQNNRTFLRERVAEVLGLHYQMAWPNYEFETARPLRMSPIHERLAQRGACFGSKMGWERPNWFAPPGVKPETVYSFGRQNWFEYSAAEHRAARERVAVFDQSAFSKFIFQGPDALEILQRLCGNEMNVPIGRAVYTGLFNEDGGFESDLTITRLTDDRFYLVSGSAQTMRDYHWIRSHIPAEANVQLHDVTAQYGVLGLMGPNSRALLQKLTDADLSNASFPFGAARWIGIGRATALAIRITYVGELGWELHVPVDQTACAYDALVAAGDKHGLTNAGHYAINSLRLEKAYRAWGAELSPEDTPLEAGLGFAVAWGKCPEFLGMDALLQQQQEGVKKRLVTFTIDDPEPVLWGSEPIYRDGRAVGYTTSGAYGHTLGHAIGMGYVSQAEPIDNAFIRAGKYEIKVNGQRYAATAHLQPPYDPKRARILA; encoded by the coding sequence ATGCTGAACCGCTTTGAGGCCGATTGGCCGCATGGGTCGAAGGAACTTCCGTCACACGCGCAGGCCGTGATTATCGGCGGCGGCATAGTCGGCTGTAGCGTCGCGTATCACCTCACGCTGGCCGGCTGGAAGAACGTCGTCCTGTTGGAACAAAACCGCCTTGCCGGTGGCACGACTTGGCATTCCGCGGGCATGATCGGCCGTTTGCGAAATAGCAACGCGCTGACCAAGATCAACAAGTACAGCGCTGATCTCTATTCCCGCTTAGCGGAAGAAACGGGCGAACCCACCGGTTGGAAGCAAGTCGGCAGCCTGATCGTCGGCACGACTCCGGCGCGGATGCAATTGCTGGAGCGCACCGCCGCGATGTCCGAATTATTCGGCGTGGAAGTGCACTTGATCACGGCCGACGAAGTCGTCGGGCATTGGCCGTTCTTGCGGCGGGAAGACATTCTCGGCGGCGCTTGGCTGCCGCTGGACGGCAAGCTACGGCCCGACCTGACGACGCGCGCCTTGGCCAAAGGCGCGGTCGATCGCGGCGCCAAGGTGCTGGAACACGTCGAAGTCCAGAAAATCCTGACGCAGAACGGCCGCGCGTGCGGCGTAGAAACGTCGCTCGGTTCGATTCGCTCCGACGTGGTCGTCATCTGCGGCGGGATGTGGACCCGGCAGTTCGGCCAGCAACACGGCATCCAAGTGCCGCTCCATCCCGTGGAGCATCACTACATCGTCACCGAGCCGATCGATGGCGTCCACGACGACATGCCGGTGGGACGCGATCCGGACCGCGCGATTTATTTCCGCACCGACGGCAATCAGATCGTCCTGGGCGCGTTTCAAAAGCACTCGAATCCGTGGACCGTGGACCGCGTGAAGAAAGATTTCAGCTTCGAGTTGCTGGAACCGGATTGGCCGAAATACGCCGAACCGCTGGCAAGCGGCAAGTGGCGAATTCCGGTGTTGGAGAAGGTGACGTTCCCGGTGTTTTGCAATGGCCCGGAAAGCTTCACGCCGGACAATCATTTCATCTGCGGCGAAGCCCCGGAATTGCCTGGCTGCTATGTCTTGGCGGGATTCAATTCGGTCGGGATCGCGAGCGCCGGCGGCGCCGGCAAGGTGCTGTCCGATTGGATCGTCGACGGGGCGCCGCCCTCTGACGTGTGGAGCGTCGATATCCGGCGCTTCGCGCCGTCGCAGAACAATCGCACGTTCCTGCGCGAACGGGTGGCGGAAGTGCTCGGCCTGCACTATCAAATGGCCTGGCCGAACTACGAATTCGAGACCGCGCGCCCTTTGCGGATGTCGCCCATCCACGAACGGCTCGCCCAGCGCGGGGCCTGCTTCGGCAGCAAGATGGGCTGGGAGCGCCCCAATTGGTTCGCGCCGCCGGGCGTCAAACCGGAGACGGTCTATTCCTTCGGTCGCCAGAATTGGTTCGAGTACTCCGCCGCCGAGCACCGCGCCGCGCGGGAACGCGTCGCCGTGTTCGATCAATCGGCGTTCTCGAAGTTCATCTTTCAGGGCCCGGACGCGCTGGAGATTCTGCAACGGCTTTGCGGCAACGAAATGAACGTCCCGATCGGCCGCGCGGTCTACACGGGTTTGTTCAACGAGGACGGCGGGTTCGAGAGCGACCTGACGATCACTCGCTTGACCGACGATCGGTTCTATCTGGTCTCCGGCAGCGCGCAGACGATGCGAGACTACCACTGGATTCGCAGCCATATCCCCGCAGAAGCCAACGTCCAACTTCACGACGTCACGGCGCAGTACGGCGTGCTGGGATTGATGGGCCCTAACTCGCGCGCGCTGTTGCAGAAACTAACCGACGCGGATCTCTCGAACGCGAGTTTTCCATTCGGCGCGGCGCGCTGGATTGGCATCGGCCGCGCCACGGCGCTGGCGATCCGCATCACCTACGTCGGCGAGCTGGGCTGGGAACTGCACGTGCCGGTCGATCAAACGGCCTGCGCGTATGATGCGCTGGTCGCCGCTGGCGACAAACATGGACTGACCAACGCCGGACACTACGCAATCAATTCGCTGCGATTGGAAAAGGCCTATCGCGCCTGGGGCGCGGAGCTTTCGCCCGAGGACACGCCGCTCGAAGCCGGCCTGGGCTTCGCCGTGGCCTGGGGCAAGTGCCCGGAGTTCCTGGGCATGGACGCGCTGCTGCAACAGCAACAAGAGGGTGTGAAGAAGCGGCTCGTCACGTTCACGATCGACGACCCGGAGCCAGTGCTCTGGGGCAGCGAACCGATCTATCGCGACGGCCGCGCGGTCGGCTACACCACGAGCGGCGCCTACGGCCACACGCTCGGCCACGCCATCGGCATGGGCTACGTCAGCCAGGCGGAACCGATCGACAATGCTTTCATCCGCGCTGGCAAGTACGAAATCAAAGTCAACGGCCAGCGCTACGCGGCGACGGCGCACCTGCAGCCGCCGTATGATCCGAAACGGGCCCGAATCCTGGCGTAA
- a CDS encoding citrate synthase, giving the protein MGNVAKLEFGDKKVELPVIVGSEQETGLDISKLRALTGAITLDDGYVNTGSTTSAICFLDGEQGILRYRGYPIEVLAQHCSFVEVSYLLIYGELPNGAQLQEFSNNLRRHTMLHEDMRLFYNGFPRDAHPMAILSSVVGALSTFYQDALDPHDPKQVVISIYRLMAKLPTIAALAYKKSVGQPFIYPRNDLTYCENFLQMMFAVPSESYGIDAEMVQALNLLLIVHGDHEQNCSTSTVRMVGSSDANLFASISAGICALWGPLHGGANQACVEMLEAIKDSGGDVKAYINKVKDKTSNIRLMGFGHRVYKNYDPRATIIKASCDQLLKKRHISDPIFEIAQELEAAALSDPYFIERKLYPNVDFYSGVIYRAMGLPVSMFTVMFAIGRLPGWIAHWKEMMESPSKKISRPRQIYTGPVERPFLPMKDRK; this is encoded by the coding sequence ATGGGAAACGTGGCCAAACTCGAATTCGGCGACAAGAAGGTCGAATTGCCGGTGATCGTCGGGAGCGAACAAGAAACCGGCTTGGATATTTCCAAGCTGCGCGCCCTCACCGGGGCCATCACGCTCGACGACGGCTACGTCAACACCGGCTCCACGACCAGCGCGATCTGCTTCCTTGATGGCGAGCAGGGCATTCTTCGCTATCGCGGCTACCCCATCGAGGTTCTGGCCCAGCATTGCAGCTTCGTCGAGGTGAGCTACCTGCTGATCTACGGTGAATTGCCGAACGGCGCCCAGTTGCAGGAATTCAGCAACAATCTGCGGCGTCACACGATGCTGCACGAGGACATGCGGCTGTTCTACAACGGCTTCCCGCGTGACGCCCATCCGATGGCGATCCTGAGCTCCGTGGTCGGTGCGCTCTCGACGTTCTATCAGGACGCCCTCGACCCGCACGACCCCAAGCAGGTCGTGATTTCCATCTACCGGCTGATGGCCAAGTTACCGACGATCGCGGCCTTGGCCTACAAAAAATCGGTGGGGCAACCGTTTATCTACCCGCGCAACGATCTGACGTACTGCGAAAATTTCCTGCAGATGATGTTCGCCGTCCCCAGCGAGTCGTACGGGATCGATGCGGAAATGGTGCAGGCGCTGAACCTCCTCCTGATCGTACACGGCGACCACGAGCAGAACTGCAGTACGTCGACCGTGCGGATGGTCGGTTCCAGCGATGCGAACCTGTTCGCATCGATCTCGGCCGGCATCTGCGCCTTATGGGGACCGCTACACGGCGGAGCGAATCAGGCCTGCGTGGAGATGCTCGAAGCGATCAAGGACTCGGGCGGCGATGTGAAGGCCTACATCAACAAAGTCAAAGACAAGACCAGCAACATTCGCCTGATGGGCTTTGGCCATCGCGTCTACAAGAACTACGACCCGCGGGCCACGATCATCAAGGCCAGTTGCGATCAACTCTTGAAAAAGCGGCACATCAGCGACCCGATCTTCGAGATCGCCCAGGAGTTGGAAGCCGCCGCGCTTTCCGATCCGTACTTCATCGAACGGAAGCTCTACCCGAATGTGGACTTCTATTCCGGCGTGATTTACCGCGCGATGGGCCTGCCGGTGAGCATGTTCACGGTGATGTTCGCCATTGGCCGCCTGCCCGGTTGGATCGCCCACTGGAAAGAAATGATGGAGTCCCCCAGCAAGAAAATCAGCCGCCCACGGCAGATTTACACCGGCCCGGTGGAACGCCCATTCCTGCCGATGAAGGACCGCAAATAG
- a CDS encoding class I SAM-dependent methyltransferase — MTMLPRTLEPEVMESLQDALDYDSMDHREVNRVFVRDFLTTSPDLDEVLDLGTGTAQIPIELCRQSAEGRVLAIDLSGEMLLVAKANVEVASLRDRIMLDRIDAKGLPYADGRFSAVMSNSIVHHIPDPAPSFAEAVRVTRSGGRLFFRDLARPDSAEQVRMLVQQHAVGANEHQRKLFGDSLHAALSLDEVQATVGALGFSPETVSLTSDRHWTWSVIKP, encoded by the coding sequence ATGACAATGCTCCCGCGTACGCTCGAACCGGAGGTCATGGAGTCGCTGCAGGATGCGCTCGACTACGACTCCATGGACCACCGCGAGGTCAATCGTGTGTTCGTCCGCGACTTTTTAACGACGTCGCCCGACCTCGACGAAGTGCTCGATCTTGGAACCGGTACGGCGCAAATTCCCATTGAACTTTGCCGGCAGTCGGCAGAAGGGCGCGTGCTGGCGATCGATCTTTCCGGGGAGATGTTACTCGTCGCCAAGGCGAACGTGGAGGTAGCTTCGCTACGCGATCGAATCATGCTCGACCGCATCGACGCCAAGGGCCTGCCCTACGCTGACGGGCGATTTAGCGCAGTGATGTCGAACAGCATCGTCCATCACATTCCCGATCCTGCGCCATCGTTTGCGGAAGCAGTACGCGTCACGCGCAGCGGCGGCCGGCTGTTTTTCCGCGATCTGGCGCGCCCGGATTCCGCCGAACAAGTGCGCATGCTCGTCCAACAACACGCTGTGGGTGCGAACGAGCATCAGCGCAAGTTGTTTGGGGATTCGCTCCACGCCGCCCTAAGCCTCGACGAGGTTCAGGCGACGGTCGGCGCATTGGGTTTCTCGCCCGAGACGGTCAGCCTGACAAGCGACCGCCATTGGACTTGGTCGGTGATCAAGCCGTAG
- a CDS encoding PEP-CTERM sorting domain-containing protein (PEP-CTERM proteins occur, often in large numbers, in the proteomes of bacteria that also encode an exosortase, a predicted intramembrane cysteine proteinase. The presence of a PEP-CTERM domain at a protein's C-terminus predicts cleavage within the sorting domain, followed by covalent anchoring to some some component of the (usually Gram-negative) cell surface. Many PEP-CTERM proteins exhibit an unusual sequence composition that includes large numbers of potential glycosylation sites. Expression of one such protein has been shown restore the ability of a bacterium to form floc, a type of biofilm.) encodes MSLAFLSAQSRRLFCVSLVLGFVAVNTHQGVRADYVVSDFNSADEAAAWFYETWSSAPSTASWDPTVDSSDNPASGSLKIEIDFDAAGLKEKGDFTYIFPTPFDATPAYLFIADVRVAEESPDTPWLDDGYLDIVARTGDNWDWTPQHSGNLSSRGAWVNLDITPTGAINDIRALTLQLWGGGGQALQGKTTLWLDNIQFLGEFPDPDPTQLGDTDGDLDVDITDLNNVRNNFSGEGLGDTDGDLDVDITDLNNVRNNFGAGAPVGVPEPTSAVLVLCGLGGVLLARRRLLRG; translated from the coding sequence ATGTCTCTTGCGTTCTTGTCGGCGCAAAGCCGTCGGCTGTTCTGCGTGTCGCTGGTTTTGGGATTTGTCGCCGTGAACACGCATCAAGGCGTTCGCGCGGACTACGTCGTCAGCGATTTCAACTCCGCGGATGAAGCCGCGGCTTGGTTTTACGAAACGTGGAGCAGCGCTCCCTCGACGGCGTCTTGGGATCCCACGGTGGATTCCTCGGACAATCCCGCTTCGGGTTCATTGAAGATCGAAATCGATTTCGACGCCGCCGGCCTCAAGGAAAAGGGGGACTTCACTTACATTTTTCCAACTCCGTTCGATGCCACGCCCGCTTACCTCTTCATTGCCGATGTTCGTGTGGCTGAGGAATCTCCTGACACGCCTTGGCTCGATGACGGATACTTGGACATTGTCGCGCGCACTGGCGACAACTGGGATTGGACGCCTCAGCACTCCGGCAATCTCAGCAGTCGCGGCGCTTGGGTGAACCTCGACATTACGCCCACTGGGGCGATCAACGATATTCGCGCGTTAACGTTGCAGCTCTGGGGCGGCGGCGGTCAGGCGTTGCAGGGGAAAACGACTCTCTGGTTAGACAACATTCAGTTTCTTGGTGAGTTCCCTGATCCCGATCCAACACAACTCGGGGACACCGACGGCGATCTCGACGTCGACATCACGGACCTGAACAACGTCCGCAACAATTTCAGCGGCGAAGGGCTGGGCGACACCGACGGCGATCTCGACGTAGACATCACGGACCTGAACAACGTCCGTAACAACTTCGGCGCGGGCGCCCCGGTGGGAGTGCCCGAGCCAACCTCGGCAGTGCTCGTCCTTTGCGGATTGGGGGGCGTTTTGCTGGCACGCCGACGATTGTTGCGCGGATAG
- a CDS encoding fatty acid desaturase, with amino-acid sequence MKSGKAAHGAFSIGEARGIVRDLFEPNPWLYWIDFLASMTLGVAGFFAIRRLPLNWPLIAVAFAVSVLAFYRATLFTHELTHLRRGQFAGFRLAWNLLCGIPFLMPSFLYHTHVAHHMRRHFGTSDDGEYLPWGARPIWHLFVYLAQCLVMPVIAVARFGLLTPLCWFSPSVREFVQRHCSSMVVDPYYVRPLPTRNDRWVWRVQEGACCALVWGNAAAMYFGLVPRPAALLLQGYLTAVLIMLINQIRTLGAHRYTNTGGEMTFVEQMLDSVNYPGGNWFRALWAPVGLRYHALHHLFPSMPYHHLGAAHCRLMQQLPADSPYRLTNCPSLWLALSELWANALASSRTQRSPARPHFSGRTLQRRAG; translated from the coding sequence ATGAAATCTGGCAAAGCTGCGCACGGCGCGTTCTCGATTGGCGAGGCGCGCGGGATCGTCCGCGATCTGTTCGAGCCGAACCCCTGGCTATACTGGATCGATTTCCTGGCGAGCATGACGCTCGGCGTGGCAGGCTTTTTTGCGATTCGCCGCCTGCCGCTCAATTGGCCGCTGATCGCCGTGGCGTTCGCTGTTTCCGTCCTCGCGTTTTATCGAGCCACGCTGTTCACGCACGAATTAACGCATCTGCGGCGCGGACAATTTGCTGGCTTCCGTCTGGCGTGGAATCTACTGTGCGGCATTCCGTTCCTGATGCCGTCGTTTCTCTATCACACGCACGTGGCGCATCATATGCGCCGCCATTTTGGCACTTCGGACGACGGCGAATATCTACCCTGGGGCGCGCGGCCGATCTGGCATCTGTTTGTTTATCTGGCGCAATGCCTGGTAATGCCGGTGATCGCCGTGGCGCGATTCGGCTTGCTGACGCCGCTTTGCTGGTTCAGCCCGTCAGTGCGCGAGTTCGTCCAGCGCCACTGCTCGTCGATGGTGGTGGATCCCTACTATGTGCGGCCGCTGCCGACGCGGAACGATCGCTGGGTGTGGCGCGTGCAGGAAGGCGCATGCTGTGCGCTCGTTTGGGGCAACGCGGCGGCGATGTACTTCGGCCTCGTGCCACGGCCGGCGGCGTTGTTGCTGCAAGGCTACCTGACCGCCGTATTGATTATGCTGATCAATCAGATTCGCACGCTCGGCGCCCATCGCTACACCAACACCGGCGGCGAGATGACGTTCGTCGAGCAAATGCTCGACTCGGTGAACTACCCCGGCGGCAATTGGTTCCGCGCACTCTGGGCTCCGGTCGGGCTGCGCTACCACGCCTTGCACCACTTGTTCCCGTCGATGCCATATCACCACCTCGGCGCGGCGCACTGCCGGCTAATGCAACAACTGCCCGCGGACAGCCCTTATCGGCTGACAAACTGCCCCAGTCTTTGGCTGGCCTTGAGCGAACTATGGGCGAACGCCCTGGCCTCATCCCGCACTCAACGATCGCCGGCGCGGCCGCACTTTTCAGGGAGAACACTGCAGCGCCGGGCTGGTTAA